One Actinospica robiniae DSM 44927 genomic region harbors:
- a CDS encoding MFS transporter, with the protein MILLIATLSRAANFGLLSIYARYLSDRGLSTDTIGFVLAVSGVVATPFLTIWSRVLARLGTAATGTISSALAAAGTTLLAATTAPVVLAIADGIISIGFVGLSTTVRTITGTGVHDQKESESRFGKLTGWQNAGGFIGPLLLGVLVAGGTWVAPWFTVGLFGLTTVLWLWLTMRTSLPRASETAERDSEDDGAEANELTAVALLWRLRAVILCTLGTSVLYGANSVVWGLYLKDLGASGMLTSWSFAIFSIPMVFLASHAGRIWRSTPRGLAIPLGTLSLGGMALVYAYTTSAAAAVALTILEGSLMALTMPIIAAQVPLVLSKTDIGRGFAYYGALNTVVSVIGSVLGGLVMAEVGVRSTWLIFGGFCMACAVASAVLTSGQGGRSRVEQTEEPAPAEVTA; encoded by the coding sequence ATGATCCTGCTCATCGCGACGCTCAGCCGGGCGGCGAATTTCGGACTGCTTTCGATCTACGCGCGGTACCTCTCCGACCGGGGGCTGAGCACAGACACGATCGGCTTCGTGCTGGCCGTCTCGGGCGTGGTCGCCACCCCGTTCCTGACCATCTGGTCCCGCGTCCTCGCGCGGCTCGGCACGGCCGCCACGGGAACGATCAGTTCGGCACTGGCGGCGGCGGGCACGACCCTGCTCGCCGCCACCACCGCGCCTGTCGTGCTCGCGATCGCGGACGGAATCATCTCGATCGGATTCGTCGGGCTGTCCACCACCGTGCGCACGATCACCGGTACCGGGGTCCACGACCAGAAGGAGAGCGAATCGAGGTTCGGCAAGCTCACCGGCTGGCAGAACGCCGGGGGCTTCATCGGTCCGCTACTGCTCGGTGTGCTGGTCGCGGGCGGGACCTGGGTCGCCCCCTGGTTCACCGTCGGGCTTTTCGGCCTGACCACCGTGCTCTGGCTCTGGCTCACGATGCGCACGTCGCTTCCAAGGGCATCCGAGACTGCCGAGAGGGACTCCGAGGACGACGGGGCCGAGGCGAACGAACTCACTGCGGTCGCGCTGCTCTGGCGGCTGCGCGCGGTCATCCTCTGCACGCTGGGAACCTCGGTGCTCTATGGTGCTAACAGCGTCGTATGGGGTCTGTATCTTAAGGACCTGGGTGCCAGCGGGATGCTCACCTCGTGGTCCTTCGCCATTTTCAGCATCCCCATGGTGTTTCTGGCTTCGCACGCCGGCCGGATCTGGCGTTCGACGCCCCGCGGCCTGGCAATCCCACTGGGTACGTTGAGCCTGGGCGGCATGGCGCTCGTGTACGCGTACACGACGTCCGCGGCGGCTGCGGTAGCGCTGACGATCTTGGAGGGGTCGCTGATGGCGCTGACGATGCCGATCATCGCGGCTCAGGTGCCACTCGTGCTCTCGAAGACGGACATCGGCCGCGGCTTCGCGTACTACGGTGCCCTGAACACCGTGGTGAGCGTGATCGGCTCGGTCCTCGGCGGCCTCGTCATGGCGGAGGTGGGCGTGCGCTCCACCTGGCTGATCTTCGGCGGTTTCTGCATGGCCTGCGCCGTGGCCTCGGCCGTGCTCACCAGCGGGCAGGGCGGCCGGAGCCGGGTCGAGCAGACCGAGGAACCAGCTCCCGCCGAGGTCACAGCCTAG
- the clpX gene encoding ATP-dependent Clp protease ATP-binding subunit ClpX, protein MRPLRVCSFCGTSELMVDRLLAGAGAFICSPCVASAAASIDAARHSEVASATPDARTLYRWADAVVVGQERAKRVFSVAVRNHYKRLDYRARGLRKSNVLLLGPTGCGKTLLAQTMAQALSVPFIVFDITGVTQAGYAGEDVESVLNALVREANGDVRAAERGIVFLDEVDKLAKRSAGGARRSLDVSGEGVQQSLLKIVEGAKVPLRANGPGTKELVIDTTDILFIAAGAFPDLSEIVRDRLRSKRIGFTASAADPAAQEPAAMFDDLAEFGMIPEFLGRFPVICEMRVLGEPELRTILTESEGALIPQYRTLLAMDQIDLHVHETAVHELARRAIELGTGARALRGLLEALLTDVMYHAPQLPRGTRVIVTGADVTAGNVAQLSELLGTPAAQAGAMPQDIRNPLKRRVVG, encoded by the coding sequence TTGCGACCATTACGGGTATGTTCCTTCTGCGGCACCAGTGAGCTTATGGTCGACCGCCTCCTTGCAGGCGCAGGGGCCTTCATATGCTCCCCCTGCGTGGCTTCAGCGGCCGCTTCAATTGACGCTGCACGCCATTCTGAGGTCGCGTCCGCGACCCCCGATGCCCGGACGCTCTACCGATGGGCGGACGCGGTCGTAGTGGGTCAAGAGCGGGCAAAACGCGTCTTCTCCGTGGCCGTACGGAACCACTACAAGCGACTCGACTACAGGGCGCGGGGACTCCGTAAATCCAATGTCCTACTCCTTGGCCCAACCGGATGCGGAAAGACTCTATTAGCACAGACGATGGCCCAAGCACTGAGTGTTCCATTTATAGTTTTCGATATCACAGGCGTTACTCAGGCTGGTTATGCTGGGGAGGATGTCGAATCTGTTTTGAATGCCCTCGTGCGCGAGGCGAACGGGGATGTGCGAGCTGCAGAGCGGGGGATCGTCTTCCTGGACGAGGTCGACAAGCTCGCGAAGCGCTCCGCCGGAGGTGCTCGCCGCTCACTCGACGTCTCCGGCGAGGGCGTGCAGCAGTCACTCCTCAAGATCGTCGAAGGCGCCAAGGTGCCGTTGCGGGCCAACGGCCCCGGTACCAAAGAACTCGTCATCGATACCACTGACATCCTGTTCATCGCGGCCGGTGCGTTCCCCGACCTATCGGAGATCGTGCGGGATCGGCTCCGCAGCAAGCGGATCGGGTTCACCGCCAGCGCGGCAGACCCGGCGGCGCAAGAGCCGGCCGCGATGTTCGACGACCTGGCCGAGTTCGGAATGATCCCGGAGTTCCTCGGGCGCTTTCCGGTCATCTGCGAGATGCGCGTGCTCGGCGAGCCCGAGTTGCGCACGATCCTCACCGAGTCCGAGGGCGCGCTCATCCCGCAGTACCGGACGCTCCTCGCGATGGACCAGATCGACCTGCACGTCCACGAAACAGCAGTGCACGAACTCGCCCGCCGGGCGATCGAGCTCGGCACTGGAGCCCGCGCACTGCGCGGCCTGCTCGAGGCGCTGCTGACGGACGTGATGTACCACGCACCGCAACTGCCGCGGGGAACGCGGGTGATCGTGACGGGGGCCGATGTCACGGCGGGAAACGTTGCCCAGCTGAGCGAACTGCTCGGCACTCCAGCGGCACAGGCAGGTGCGATGCCCCAAGACATCCGCAATCCGCTCAAACGGCGGGTTGTCGGATAG
- a CDS encoding MsnO8 family LLM class oxidoreductase codes for MLAVAGRCVNGRKSVHCLPVDESESRMVFTSSDSLPLSVLELSMGRSGEPLSAALQESVQLARGVEQAGYARFWIGENHNVPSLASTAPAVMIAAVASATSHIRVGAGCVLLCNHSPLAVAEQYRTLNALFPERVDLGLGRSRGGSLITSLALGRERAASSGEDFIERIGLLFGFVDGLPEGHLFAGVRAYPDAVALPDVWIFGASGQSAETAALAGGGFGFAGHLAEDLGPAGPAIARYRSRFEKNGGRTEPYAAASVQVFCAETDEAASGLADAFALSWARFKAEGVGFLPTAAEAAAAAACVPGFAESRARLNRIGAIGGPGRVVSRLREIMRETGADELILTTGIHDPARREACFSLIAEEWRRSDP; via the coding sequence ATGCTAGCGGTAGCGGGTAGGTGCGTCAACGGGCGAAAGTCAGTGCATTGCCTACCAGTCGACGAAAGTGAATCAAGAATGGTATTTACTTCCTCGGATTCTCTGCCACTGTCCGTGCTGGAGCTGTCGATGGGCAGGTCCGGCGAGCCGCTGAGCGCAGCGCTGCAGGAAAGCGTCCAGCTGGCGCGCGGTGTCGAACAGGCGGGCTATGCGCGGTTCTGGATCGGTGAGAACCACAACGTTCCGAGCCTCGCGAGCACCGCGCCTGCGGTGATGATCGCCGCGGTCGCCTCGGCGACCTCGCACATCAGAGTCGGCGCCGGCTGCGTGCTGCTTTGCAACCACTCCCCGCTGGCCGTCGCCGAGCAGTACCGTACGCTGAACGCGCTCTTCCCTGAGCGGGTCGACCTCGGTCTCGGTCGGTCCCGCGGCGGCAGCCTGATCACCAGCCTCGCGCTCGGGCGGGAGCGTGCCGCCTCCAGCGGCGAGGATTTCATCGAGCGGATCGGTTTGCTGTTCGGCTTCGTCGACGGTCTGCCGGAGGGCCACCTGTTCGCCGGGGTGCGCGCGTACCCCGACGCCGTCGCTCTGCCGGACGTGTGGATCTTCGGCGCGAGCGGGCAGAGCGCCGAAACCGCCGCGCTCGCGGGCGGTGGGTTCGGCTTTGCCGGACATCTCGCCGAGGATCTCGGTCCCGCCGGCCCGGCGATCGCGCGCTACCGCAGTCGGTTCGAGAAGAACGGCGGCCGCACAGAACCGTACGCGGCCGCGTCCGTGCAGGTCTTCTGCGCGGAGACGGACGAAGCTGCGAGCGGGCTCGCGGACGCGTTTGCCCTGTCGTGGGCCCGTTTCAAGGCTGAGGGCGTCGGATTCCTGCCGACCGCGGCCGAGGCCGCAGCGGCTGCCGCGTGCGTGCCGGGTTTCGCCGAGAGCCGCGCCCGATTGAACCGGATCGGCGCGATCGGCGGTCCCGGGCGCGTGGTTTCCCGCCTCAGGGAGATCATGCGGGAGACGGGCGCCGACGAGCTGATCCTGACCACTGGTATCCACGACCCCGCGCGCCGCGAGGCCTGCTTCAGCCTCATCGCGGAGGAATGGCGCCGCAGCGATCCCTAA
- a CDS encoding CRTAC1 family protein, with the protein MNLRERLRRLTPACTALVLCGSLFVAAQQAVAVGGAAQAAAPFRFVQMPIAMPPGYNNQHMNTIRTVNPAFQQIDAWISSVGASIAINDVTGHGRADGMCIVDTRTNDVVVTYTPTASAADRFTPFVLDPSPLPYDGNTMAPTGCTPGDFTGDGRIGFLVTYWGRTPILFLPRSTAETPAANAYVARELVSNYSPNGSYNGPQWNTDAVYVGDLDGSGHPSIIVGNYFPDSAVLDAAGPDNVTMLNSLSSAKNGGGDLVYQWYGATSGADPTVEYTPVEKAIPYGDDTGWTLAISGADLTGDGRPDVYIANDFGHGTLLYNRSTPGHISFTATMGVRTPTTPKSFVLGNSSFKDMGVDFADLDGTGRFDILVSNITVPDGLEESNFVFVNKTSSDSEMASDLARGLAPFDQEAQQYGLAWNGWGWDVKSGDFLNDGQQEVIQANGFVKGDTDRWNWLQETAMANDDLLSNPAMWPYFTPGTDLAGHESLGFFARNAQGTYVNVNAQLGLDVETPTRGIATADTTGTGRLDFAVARQWGAPAFYANEAPAVGNYLELELYRPSAGTDTAAASGLDGPGSPAYGTTVTISTPSGRQISQLDGGGGHGGFRSFDVHFGLGSYSGEVTAHLSWRDSEGRAHEQSLSLEPGRHDLMLTDSAAEIPNS; encoded by the coding sequence ATGAATCTGCGAGAACGGCTCCGTAGGCTCACCCCGGCCTGCACGGCTCTGGTCCTGTGCGGATCGCTGTTCGTCGCCGCCCAGCAGGCCGTCGCTGTCGGCGGCGCCGCACAGGCGGCAGCGCCCTTCCGCTTCGTGCAGATGCCCATCGCGATGCCGCCCGGTTACAACAATCAACATATGAATACCATCCGCACGGTGAATCCGGCGTTTCAGCAGATCGACGCCTGGATATCCTCGGTCGGCGCGAGCATCGCCATCAACGACGTGACCGGCCACGGTCGCGCCGACGGCATGTGCATCGTCGACACCCGCACCAACGATGTGGTCGTCACCTATACGCCGACCGCGTCGGCCGCGGACCGATTCACGCCCTTCGTCCTCGATCCGTCTCCGCTGCCCTACGACGGAAACACCATGGCACCGACCGGGTGCACGCCGGGGGACTTCACCGGTGACGGGCGGATCGGTTTCCTCGTCACCTACTGGGGGCGCACACCGATCCTCTTCCTGCCTAGGTCCACGGCCGAGACTCCCGCCGCGAACGCGTACGTGGCGCGCGAACTCGTGTCGAACTACAGCCCGAACGGCAGCTACAACGGGCCGCAGTGGAACACCGATGCGGTCTACGTAGGAGACCTCGACGGCAGCGGACATCCGTCGATCATCGTCGGCAACTATTTCCCTGACTCGGCCGTCCTCGACGCCGCCGGCCCTGACAACGTCACCATGCTCAACTCGCTCTCCAGCGCGAAGAACGGCGGCGGCGATCTCGTCTACCAATGGTACGGCGCCACCTCGGGCGCCGATCCGACGGTCGAGTACACGCCGGTCGAGAAGGCGATCCCATACGGCGACGACACCGGGTGGACGCTCGCGATCTCGGGTGCCGACCTCACCGGTGACGGACGCCCCGATGTCTACATCGCCAATGACTTCGGGCATGGGACCCTGCTCTACAACCGGTCCACGCCCGGCCACATCAGCTTCACCGCGACCATGGGCGTGCGCACGCCGACGACTCCCAAGTCCTTCGTCCTCGGGAACAGCTCGTTCAAGGACATGGGCGTGGACTTCGCGGACCTCGATGGCACCGGCCGATTTGACATCTTGGTCAGCAACATCACCGTTCCCGACGGGCTCGAGGAGAGCAATTTCGTCTTCGTCAACAAGACGTCCTCGGACAGCGAGATGGCGAGCGACCTGGCGCGCGGCCTCGCGCCGTTCGACCAGGAGGCCCAGCAGTACGGCCTCGCTTGGAACGGCTGGGGCTGGGACGTGAAGTCCGGCGACTTCCTGAACGACGGCCAGCAGGAGGTCATCCAGGCCAACGGGTTCGTCAAGGGCGACACGGACCGCTGGAACTGGCTCCAGGAAACCGCCATGGCCAATGACGATCTCCTGTCCAATCCCGCGATGTGGCCGTACTTCACGCCCGGCACCGACCTCGCCGGGCACGAGTCGCTGGGGTTTTTCGCCCGCAACGCGCAGGGTACCTACGTGAACGTCAATGCGCAGCTCGGCCTCGACGTCGAGACGCCCACGCGCGGCATCGCCACCGCCGACACCACCGGGACCGGCCGACTCGACTTCGCCGTCGCCCGCCAGTGGGGCGCGCCCGCCTTCTACGCAAACGAGGCGCCCGCAGTCGGCAACTACCTGGAACTCGAGCTGTACCGGCCCTCGGCCGGAACGGACACCGCCGCCGCGAGCGGGCTCGATGGGCCGGGAAGCCCCGCCTACGGAACCACGGTGACGATCTCGACGCCGTCGGGCCGGCAGATCTCCCAGCTCGACGGAGGCGGCGGCCACGGCGGTTTCCGGAGTTTCGATGTGCACTTCGGCCTCGGCTCCTACTCGGGTGAGGTCACCGCGCACCTTTCCTGGCGCGACAGCGAGGGGCGGGCCCACGAACAGAGCCTCAGCCTCGAGCCGGGACGCCATGACCTGATGCTGACCGACAGCGCAGCGGAGATACCGAACTCATGA